The following proteins are encoded in a genomic region of Rattus rattus isolate New Zealand chromosome 2, Rrattus_CSIRO_v1, whole genome shotgun sequence:
- the Emx2 gene encoding homeobox protein EMX2 isoform X1: protein MFQPAPKRCFTIESLVAKDSPLPASRSEDPIRPAALSYANSSPINPFLNGFHSAAAAAAAGRGVYSNPDLVFAEAVSHPPNPAVPVHPVPPPHALAAHPLPSSHSPHPLFASQQRDPSTFYPWLIHRYRYLGHRFQGNDTSPESFLLHNALARKPKRIRTAFSPSQLLRLEHAFEKNHYVVGAERKQLAHSLSLTETQVKVWFQNRRTKFKRQKLEEEGSDSQQKKKGTHHINRWRIATKQASPEEIDVTSDD from the exons ATGTTTCAGCCGGCGCCTAAGCGCTGCTTCACCATCGAGTCGCTGGTGGCCAAGGACAGTCCCCTGCCTGCCTCACGCTCCGAGGATCCCATCCGTCCCGCGGCGCTCAGCTACGCCAATTCCAGCCCCATAAATCCGTTCCTCAACGGCTTCCActcggccgccgccgccgccgccgcgggcAGGGGCGTCTACTCCAACCCGGACTTGGTGTTCGCCGAGGCGGTCTCGCACCCGCCCAACCCCGCCGTGCCGGTGCACCCGGTGCCGCCGCCGCACGCCCTGGCCGCCCACCCCCTGCCCTCCTCGCATTCGCCACACCCCCTCTTCGCCTCGCAGCAGCGGGACCCGTCCACCTTCTACCCCTGGCTCATCCACCGCTACCGATATCTGGGTCATCGCTTCCAAG GGAACGACACAAGTCCCGAGAGTTTCCTTTTGCACAACGCTCTGGCTCGAAAGCCGAAGCGGATTCGAACCGCCTTCTCGCCGTCCCAGCTTTTAAGGCTAGAACACGCGTTCGAGAAGAATCATTACGTGGTGGGAGCGGAAAGGAAGCAGCTGGCGCACAGTCTCAGCCTTACGGAAACTCAG GTAAAAGTATGGTTTCAGAACCGGAGAACAAAATTCAAAAGGCAAAAGCTAGAGGAAGAAGGCTCAGattctcaacaaaagaaaaaagggacaCACCACATTAACCGGTGGAGAATTGCTACCAAGCAGGCGAGTCCGGAGGAAATAGACGTGACCTCAGACGATTAA
- the Emx2 gene encoding homeobox protein EMX2 isoform X2, with the protein MFQPAPKRCFTIESLVAKDSPLPASRSEDPIRPAALSYANSSPINPFLNGFHSAAAAAAAGRGVYSNPDLVFAEAVSHPPNPAVPVHPVPPPHALAAHPLPSSHSPHPLFASQQRDPSTFYPWLIHRYRYLGHRFQGKSMVSEPENKIQKAKARGRRLRFSTKEKRDTPH; encoded by the exons ATGTTTCAGCCGGCGCCTAAGCGCTGCTTCACCATCGAGTCGCTGGTGGCCAAGGACAGTCCCCTGCCTGCCTCACGCTCCGAGGATCCCATCCGTCCCGCGGCGCTCAGCTACGCCAATTCCAGCCCCATAAATCCGTTCCTCAACGGCTTCCActcggccgccgccgccgccgccgcgggcAGGGGCGTCTACTCCAACCCGGACTTGGTGTTCGCCGAGGCGGTCTCGCACCCGCCCAACCCCGCCGTGCCGGTGCACCCGGTGCCGCCGCCGCACGCCCTGGCCGCCCACCCCCTGCCCTCCTCGCATTCGCCACACCCCCTCTTCGCCTCGCAGCAGCGGGACCCGTCCACCTTCTACCCCTGGCTCATCCACCGCTACCGATATCTGGGTCATCGCTTCCAAG GTAAAAGTATGGTTTCAGAACCGGAGAACAAAATTCAAAAGGCAAAAGCTAGAGGAAGAAGGCTCAGattctcaacaaaagaaaaaagggacaCACCACATTAA